The following proteins are co-located in the Polystyrenella longa genome:
- the murG gene encoding undecaprenyldiphospho-muramoylpentapeptide beta-N-acetylglucosaminyltransferase, whose protein sequence is MSLRILFAGGGTGGHLFPGIAVAEELGRRVPEVEICFAGSTRPIEQQILAQTSYRHLQLEMEPSTGFRRHPFRSLHRFRKACQFAAAELTHFNPETVIGLGGFASLPFVWAASRQHRPVMLLEQNIIAGRATKLGSYFANQLCLSFPETQGRLSPKPEHIVTGNPVRQSILQSVIRSVPSSARKKLIVLGGSQGAHNLNTLVLHAIRTLQTELKDWEIYHQAGEQDETRVRDGYQQLSIDVKVAPFFERLEELYHGATLAICRAGATTLAELACAGCPAILVPYPHAMADHQTENARYFEANGAAILSPEPASGFDNVDASESDQNRLGQHLQRLLEQPDKLIAMQQAMRNLSRPTAAATVVDLLLQ, encoded by the coding sequence ATGAGTTTACGGATCCTGTTTGCGGGGGGCGGGACTGGGGGACACCTTTTTCCCGGTATTGCCGTTGCTGAAGAACTGGGACGACGGGTCCCTGAGGTGGAAATCTGCTTTGCAGGTTCGACTCGACCAATCGAACAGCAGATTCTGGCACAAACGAGTTACAGACACCTTCAATTGGAGATGGAACCCTCGACCGGTTTTCGTCGTCATCCGTTTCGATCTCTCCACCGATTCCGAAAAGCATGTCAATTCGCTGCGGCTGAGCTGACTCATTTCAATCCAGAAACCGTCATCGGTTTGGGCGGCTTTGCCAGTCTTCCTTTTGTGTGGGCCGCCTCTCGCCAGCACCGACCAGTCATGTTGCTGGAGCAGAACATCATTGCAGGTCGTGCGACCAAACTGGGGAGTTATTTTGCCAATCAACTCTGTCTCTCCTTTCCTGAGACACAGGGTCGCTTATCTCCCAAACCAGAACATATTGTCACTGGTAACCCGGTGAGACAGTCCATTCTCCAGTCAGTCATTAGGTCCGTTCCATCGAGTGCTCGCAAGAAATTAATCGTACTCGGCGGAAGTCAGGGAGCTCATAATCTTAATACGCTCGTCTTACATGCGATTCGTACTTTGCAGACAGAACTGAAAGACTGGGAAATCTATCACCAGGCAGGTGAACAAGACGAGACACGCGTCCGCGATGGGTATCAGCAACTCTCGATCGATGTCAAAGTCGCTCCGTTCTTTGAGCGGCTGGAAGAACTCTATCACGGTGCTACTCTGGCGATCTGTCGTGCCGGGGCGACGACCCTGGCGGAACTCGCTTGCGCCGGATGTCCGGCGATTCTTGTTCCTTATCCGCATGCGATGGCCGACCACCAAACCGAGAATGCCCGCTACTTTGAAGCGAACGGTGCGGCCATCCTGTCACCAGAACCAGCCTCCGGTTTTGATAATGTGGATGCCTCCGAGAGTGATCAGAATCGACTGGGGCAGCATTTGCAACGGCTTCTGGAACAACCGGACAAGCTTATCGCGATGCAACAGGCGATGCGAAATCTGTCCCGTCCCACCGCGGCGGCTACAGTGGTCGATCTGCTTCTTCAGTAG
- the ftsW gene encoding putative lipid II flippase FtsW encodes MTNYERDRGLFLSLAGALVCFGIIMVYSASITSWPTEFEQIYLSRHLVRLAIGVSLAYICFLIPPRIWFKLAPAFFALTLLLLTLVLLPGLGKTVNGAQRWLQLGPLRFQPSDLGKIALPLLLARMICLRKERLSHWIYGTIPLLIPPAILVPLVVIEPDLGTSLFLLLGCAITLYVGGWPLKYFIGSALVTVPAVGSLLVLRPYQLKRITGFVDSWNDFGAAPYQLKQSLISLGSGGTWGTGLGKGWQKLSFLPEANTDFVFAVIGEELGLMGTLTVVLLWAGLFLVGFKLTRRLKARSFEQIVSFTLICQLVLQAGINMAVVTSLVPPKGIPLPLLSYGGTNLIVSLMTLGIIVSLARPDEALHVRLGQMETETGSETKTNKKAAVSNSSKAKPEEPLSRRGVA; translated from the coding sequence ATGACGAACTACGAACGAGATCGTGGATTGTTTCTTTCGCTGGCCGGCGCGCTTGTCTGCTTCGGAATCATAATGGTCTACAGCGCGAGTATCACATCGTGGCCGACCGAGTTCGAACAGATTTATCTCTCACGCCATCTTGTTCGTCTGGCGATTGGCGTCAGCCTCGCCTACATCTGCTTCCTGATTCCTCCCCGCATCTGGTTCAAACTGGCGCCGGCTTTCTTTGCTTTAACGCTGCTGTTGTTAACGCTCGTTTTGCTTCCGGGACTGGGTAAAACGGTTAATGGAGCCCAGCGCTGGTTACAACTGGGTCCGCTTCGATTTCAACCTTCCGATCTTGGGAAAATTGCTCTCCCGCTATTACTCGCGCGAATGATCTGTTTGCGAAAAGAGCGTTTGTCCCATTGGATATATGGAACCATTCCACTTCTGATACCTCCTGCCATTCTGGTTCCCCTGGTAGTAATCGAACCTGATCTGGGCACGAGTCTGTTTTTATTACTTGGATGTGCCATCACTCTTTATGTGGGTGGGTGGCCTTTAAAGTACTTCATCGGTAGCGCCCTGGTGACGGTACCCGCTGTGGGTTCCCTGCTGGTGTTAAGACCGTATCAGCTCAAACGGATCACCGGGTTTGTCGACTCCTGGAATGATTTCGGGGCGGCACCGTACCAGTTGAAGCAATCGTTGATCTCTCTAGGTTCCGGTGGAACCTGGGGGACAGGACTAGGCAAAGGCTGGCAGAAACTGAGTTTTCTTCCGGAGGCGAATACCGACTTTGTCTTCGCAGTGATTGGAGAGGAACTGGGTTTGATGGGCACATTGACGGTGGTTCTGCTCTGGGCGGGCCTGTTCCTTGTCGGGTTTAAGTTGACACGAAGATTGAAAGCACGCAGCTTCGAGCAGATCGTCAGCTTCACATTAATTTGTCAACTGGTTCTTCAGGCCGGAATTAATATGGCCGTCGTGACTTCGCTAGTCCCTCCCAAAGGAATTCCTCTCCCTCTGCTGAGTTATGGAGGAACCAACCTGATTGTCAGCCTGATGACGTTAGGAATCATCGTCAGTCTCGCCAGACCTGATGAAGCACTGCATGTTCGTCTCGGGCAAATGGAGACGGAGACCGGATCCGAAACAAAGACAAACAAAAAAGCAGCTGTTTCCAATTCATCAAAAGCGAAGCCGGAAGAACCCCTTTCGCGCCGGGGAGTTGCCTGA
- the mraY gene encoding phospho-N-acetylmuramoyl-pentapeptide-transferase translates to MLVWLLDQFGPLLERLEFYSTGDSRVFLTARTALASLTAFLIAILLGPLAIRWLQNRFREPIKSDSEKLNELQSEKQNTPTMGGIFVVGSILIAVLAWGDLSNRFVQLGLFSATAFAALGAYDDWTKLSSQKNGLKAKEKLLAQFLISSIVLPLLYLELREIEGATSILSPIGSYSIPIGVGLIAWGMLVLVGSSNAVNLTDGLDGLASGCLIMCGSTFVALTYLAGHKVLAGYLSIPFIPGCGELAIVMGALVGAVMGFLWFNCFPAQVFMGDTGSLSLGSLIGLAALTARQEALLVIAGGVFVIETMSVILQVGWYKISKKRLIACSPLHNHYLFKGQHEIKIVTRFWIAAALLAILALASLKIR, encoded by the coding sequence ATGCTAGTCTGGTTACTCGATCAATTTGGACCACTACTGGAACGCCTCGAATTTTATTCGACGGGCGATTCCCGTGTATTCCTGACGGCACGAACGGCACTGGCCAGTTTGACCGCCTTTTTAATAGCGATACTTCTTGGTCCACTGGCAATTCGTTGGTTGCAGAATCGATTCCGTGAACCGATTAAAAGTGATTCGGAAAAACTAAACGAGTTACAGTCCGAGAAACAGAATACACCCACGATGGGTGGCATCTTTGTAGTGGGTTCTATCTTGATAGCGGTTCTGGCCTGGGGCGATCTGAGTAATCGTTTTGTGCAGTTAGGACTGTTCTCTGCGACTGCTTTTGCGGCACTGGGAGCCTATGATGATTGGACAAAACTCTCTTCTCAAAAAAATGGGCTAAAAGCCAAAGAAAAGCTATTGGCTCAATTTCTGATTTCCTCTATAGTCCTGCCGCTCCTGTATCTGGAGCTAAGAGAGATTGAAGGAGCGACCTCAATACTCTCTCCCATAGGTAGCTATTCGATTCCAATTGGAGTCGGTCTAATTGCCTGGGGCATGCTGGTTCTGGTCGGTAGTTCGAACGCAGTCAATCTGACCGATGGACTCGACGGACTCGCCAGCGGTTGCCTGATTATGTGTGGTTCTACTTTTGTGGCACTCACTTATCTGGCTGGCCATAAAGTACTGGCAGGTTATTTGAGCATTCCGTTTATACCGGGGTGCGGAGAACTCGCTATCGTGATGGGTGCCCTGGTGGGTGCCGTCATGGGGTTTCTCTGGTTTAACTGTTTTCCAGCTCAGGTGTTTATGGGAGATACGGGATCGTTATCTCTTGGAAGTCTGATCGGATTGGCAGCACTGACAGCGCGACAGGAAGCATTACTGGTAATTGCCGGTGGTGTCTTCGTGATTGAGACTATGAGCGTGATCTTGCAGGTCGGTTGGTATAAAATTTCGAAAAAAAGATTGATTGCCTGCTCTCCACTGCATAATCACTATTTATTCAAAGGCCAACATGAGATAAAAATCGTCACACGCTTTTGGATCGCAGCAGCACTGCTTGCCATCCTCGCCCTTGCCAGCCTAAAGATTCGGTAA
- a CDS encoding UDP-N-acetylmuramoyl-tripeptide--D-alanyl-D-alanine ligase — protein sequence MNRIQLQHVLQSTQGTPHHFESSEMSFPDISIDSRRITEGTLFWALRGENHDAHHFLKEAAQNGAAAAVIHAEFLEQTVLPCIVVPDTYQALSQYAAAYRRSLETLVIGVTGSVGKTTTREMIYSTLRTGFQGVRSPKNFNNEYGVPLSLLSINPTDEFAILELGAARSNDLNNLIEMVLPEMGVVTEVAPAHLSTFGQIDNILQEKQKLIAALPETGLAILNGDSPKVLLMREIAACPVVSVGFEPHNELRAENVQTENGKIWFEVAGDDYFLPAMGEHHIRAALCSIAIGRELGLSLAQLRDGIADFQPMGGRCQWRQIGQVYLIDDSYNANPASMKAAIETLQILNVTGKRILVVGDMLELGPGEIFFHHQLGQEVAKSEIEMVISFGELASSVIAGARQYGMPSHQTAVCNNLDSLQAVLSCCVEHGDALLVKGSRGMQMERIIQWLAEHLEEDRDDFGYQFWRPAA from the coding sequence ATGAATCGAATTCAACTTCAACATGTTCTGCAATCCACGCAGGGAACTCCGCATCATTTCGAATCAAGCGAAATGAGCTTCCCTGATATCTCGATCGATTCGCGCAGAATTACAGAGGGTACTCTGTTCTGGGCCTTGCGAGGTGAGAATCACGATGCGCATCACTTCCTGAAAGAGGCAGCCCAGAATGGTGCTGCAGCGGCAGTAATTCATGCCGAATTTCTCGAACAAACTGTTTTGCCCTGTATTGTCGTTCCTGACACTTACCAGGCACTGTCCCAGTACGCGGCAGCCTATCGTCGGAGCCTGGAGACACTCGTCATCGGCGTAACGGGCTCGGTGGGCAAAACCACGACGCGGGAAATGATTTATTCCACACTTCGCACCGGCTTTCAGGGAGTTCGTTCTCCAAAGAACTTCAATAACGAATATGGAGTTCCGCTCAGTCTGCTGTCAATCAATCCGACGGACGAGTTTGCCATACTCGAACTCGGAGCGGCACGCTCGAACGATCTCAATAATCTGATCGAAATGGTCCTTCCTGAAATGGGAGTCGTCACAGAAGTGGCACCGGCTCATCTTTCGACATTTGGACAGATTGACAATATATTACAAGAGAAACAGAAACTCATCGCGGCCCTTCCGGAAACCGGGTTGGCGATTCTGAATGGCGACTCTCCCAAAGTTCTCTTGATGCGAGAGATTGCCGCTTGCCCAGTAGTTTCGGTTGGATTTGAACCGCACAATGAACTTCGGGCGGAAAACGTTCAAACAGAAAATGGAAAAATCTGGTTTGAAGTTGCGGGTGACGATTACTTCCTGCCTGCTATGGGCGAACATCATATACGAGCCGCCTTGTGCTCGATTGCGATTGGTAGAGAACTTGGTTTGTCTCTGGCACAATTGCGTGACGGCATTGCCGATTTTCAACCGATGGGCGGTCGCTGCCAATGGCGACAGATCGGGCAGGTATACCTGATCGACGACAGTTACAATGCCAATCCTGCTTCCATGAAAGCGGCGATTGAAACTCTGCAAATACTGAATGTAACCGGCAAACGAATTCTGGTGGTCGGTGATATGTTGGAACTGGGACCGGGTGAGATTTTCTTCCACCATCAACTGGGGCAGGAAGTCGCTAAAAGTGAAATTGAAATGGTGATCAGCTTTGGAGAACTCGCTTCCTCCGTCATCGCCGGTGCCCGGCAGTATGGTATGCCCTCACATCAAACCGCCGTTTGCAATAACCTCGATTCACTACAGGCTGTACTTTCCTGCTGCGTTGAACATGGTGATGCACTCCTTGTAAAAGGCTCCCGTGGAATGCAAATGGAACGCATAATCCAATGGCTTGCTGAACACCTGGAAGAAGACCGGGACGATTTCGGTTACCAGTTCTGGCGTCCCGCTGCGTAA
- a CDS encoding UDP-N-acetylmuramoyl-L-alanyl-D-glutamate--2,6-diaminopimelate ligase, with amino-acid sequence MFPVSLRKLFPFASFVSCADIWVQHATDDSRHCRSGSLFAAIEGTQHQGTSFIQDAHANGATAFLVNRPRPDIPLPQCIVKDVRKAYAELCAALSGNPSRNLSLLGVTGTNGKTSVTWMTRAIIEAAQKKTGLLGTIENYDGHETTPSLLTTPGPAEFQSALRRMVRQGCDYAVTEVSSHALDQNRVSGSRFRAVAVTNVTHDHLDYHENYEAYLAAKCRILEHCSAATTVVINLDDEGSCQVGDRVHERQELLTVSLESPTADLYAEVIDETFERTRFVLHYQGDTIPIESSLLGRHNLSNCLMAAALAFACGLPMEAVITGIQHLELIPGRMQKVPVEDGPNIIVDYAHTADALEQTINALKTVTRGKLFCVFGAGGDRDRTKRPEMGRVASRADVVVLTSDNPRMEDPYVIMEQIEEGLHESGTHPEIHQEADRQLAIQWALIRAEAGDTVLIAGKGHEKTQIHGVEEIPFDDVAIIQQYIAARSWVRSSLTVNH; translated from the coding sequence ATGTTCCCCGTTAGTCTTCGCAAGTTGTTTCCATTTGCCAGCTTTGTCAGTTGCGCGGATATCTGGGTACAACATGCCACGGATGATAGTCGGCATTGCCGATCTGGTTCTCTGTTCGCCGCCATCGAGGGTACACAGCACCAGGGAACCTCCTTCATTCAAGATGCGCACGCCAACGGTGCGACTGCCTTTCTGGTGAATCGTCCTCGGCCAGACATCCCTTTACCGCAATGCATAGTTAAGGACGTTCGTAAAGCCTACGCGGAGTTGTGCGCAGCTTTAAGTGGAAATCCATCTCGGAATTTATCACTGTTGGGCGTGACTGGGACGAATGGGAAAACCTCAGTCACTTGGATGACGCGGGCTATTATTGAAGCCGCTCAAAAGAAAACAGGCCTTCTGGGCACGATCGAAAATTACGACGGTCACGAAACAACCCCCTCACTGTTAACAACGCCTGGCCCCGCTGAATTTCAATCCGCTCTTCGGCGGATGGTACGGCAAGGTTGCGATTACGCCGTGACGGAAGTCTCCAGCCATGCACTCGATCAAAATCGAGTTTCCGGTTCTCGTTTTCGTGCCGTGGCGGTCACCAATGTTACTCACGACCATCTCGATTATCACGAAAACTACGAGGCCTACCTCGCCGCGAAATGCCGAATTCTTGAACATTGTTCCGCCGCCACGACTGTGGTCATCAATCTGGATGACGAAGGGAGTTGCCAGGTAGGTGATCGTGTTCATGAACGGCAAGAACTTCTCACCGTCAGCCTGGAGTCTCCGACAGCAGACCTCTATGCCGAGGTGATCGACGAAACGTTCGAGCGAACACGGTTTGTCCTGCATTACCAGGGGGATACGATTCCTATCGAATCGAGTCTGCTGGGACGCCACAACCTGTCTAACTGCCTGATGGCGGCTGCGCTCGCTTTCGCCTGTGGGTTACCGATGGAGGCCGTCATCACCGGGATTCAACATCTGGAGTTGATTCCAGGCCGAATGCAAAAAGTACCCGTGGAGGACGGACCGAATATCATCGTCGATTATGCTCATACGGCTGATGCTTTAGAGCAAACGATCAATGCCCTCAAAACCGTAACACGTGGGAAACTCTTTTGCGTGTTTGGAGCAGGTGGCGATCGGGACCGCACGAAGCGTCCTGAAATGGGCAGAGTTGCTTCCCGGGCAGACGTCGTCGTTCTGACGAGTGATAATCCTCGCATGGAAGACCCATACGTCATCATGGAGCAAATCGAAGAAGGGCTTCATGAGTCTGGTACTCACCCTGAAATACATCAGGAAGCTGATCGGCAACTGGCGATCCAGTGGGCACTGATCCGAGCCGAAGCGGGAGACACCGTGCTCATCGCCGGTAAAGGACATGAAAAAACGCAGATTCACGGCGTAGAAGAAATTCCCTTTGACGACGTCGCCATCATTCAGCAATACATAGCAGCGCGTTCATGGGTCAGATCGAGTCTGACCGTGAATCATTAA
- a CDS encoding dimethylarginine dimethylaminohydrolase family protein — protein MNIPASPRFLMCPPDFFKIEYEINPWMNKDVQNDRANSIAQWKSLHSLLKQLGSEIEEISPVAGLPDLVFTANAALVYENRAFISRFRHSARQGEEPVFTEWFEKHDWNVIRLPEDMSFEGAGDALFCGDTLFAGYIFRSEVQALNWIAEQIDKRVIPLQLTNEQFYHLDTCFCPLNNESAIYYPAAFDSYAQAALQAQIPNLIEVEPAEAGRFACNAVVIDKQVILNTGCPKLEERLRAIGYQTHATPLDEFLKAGGSAKCLTLRLNA, from the coding sequence ATGAATATTCCGGCCTCACCCCGCTTTCTGATGTGTCCTCCCGATTTCTTTAAAATCGAATACGAAATTAATCCGTGGATGAACAAGGACGTCCAGAACGATCGAGCCAATTCGATTGCGCAATGGAAGAGCCTACATTCTCTATTGAAGCAATTGGGCAGTGAGATTGAAGAAATCTCGCCGGTCGCCGGTTTACCTGATCTCGTTTTCACTGCAAATGCCGCCCTGGTGTATGAGAATCGGGCATTTATCTCCCGGTTTCGACACTCCGCCAGGCAGGGAGAAGAGCCTGTCTTTACCGAGTGGTTCGAAAAGCACGACTGGAATGTGATCCGCTTACCGGAGGATATGTCGTTTGAAGGAGCGGGTGACGCCCTTTTCTGTGGCGATACCTTGTTTGCTGGGTACATCTTCCGGTCAGAAGTGCAGGCGTTGAACTGGATCGCAGAGCAGATCGACAAACGGGTGATTCCGCTTCAGCTTACGAACGAGCAGTTTTATCATCTGGATACCTGCTTCTGTCCTCTCAATAACGAAAGTGCGATTTACTATCCGGCAGCCTTCGACAGCTACGCACAAGCAGCTCTCCAGGCTCAGATTCCGAATCTGATCGAAGTTGAACCTGCTGAGGCGGGGCGGTTTGCCTGTAATGCCGTCGTCATCGACAAACAGGTCATCCTCAACACCGGTTGTCCTAAATTGGAAGAGCGTCTACGGGCGATCGGCTACCAGACACATGCCACACCTTTGGATGAATTCCTGAAAGCAGGCGGCAGCGCCAAATGCCTGACACTGAGATTGAACGCGTGA
- a CDS encoding CocE/NonD family hydrolase, which yields MKYLPNYRFLSKLAFILLILTSASWIHAEDIDLGSVTEQEVMIPMRDGVKLSAFIYTPEGEGPWPVLMEQRYASFRGASTRKSMAQMAEAGYVVAGVNFRGTQQSEGRYVGYRALGWGEQQDGYDIVEWLAVQPWSNGKTGTFGSSQAGFAQNFLAVTQPPHLTCQYMIDTGLSLYHEGYRIGGLTRPTRFKGMAGACRVPEHNHDLMVEWYQHPTYDEYWQDEDCTLHFDKMNVPCFTVGSWFDYMCVGSVNSYIGRQHDGGPESRGHQSLLIGPWLHGRFNKTNKFSEVNYPENANFDVMQHMLSWFDYHLKGVHNEIPNEPVVRYYVMGAFDEDGAPGNVWRSADDWPIPTKATDYYLQRDKGLSTTKPKEAELASSLKADPFHPASIPGTAFPGARDARPFETQSEVLTFSTDVLEEPVEWTGNVQAEIYLSSDAPDTDVIVRVTDVYPDGRSILLVDMVRRARFRDGFEEEKMMKPGEVYPVKFNVGWLSQIFNKGHRIRITVASTGAPFYEPNPNTGEPLTIETPEKQFVATNQIHHNKIHASKVIAPVPGR from the coding sequence ATGAAATATCTGCCGAATTACCGATTTCTCTCCAAGTTGGCGTTCATTCTTCTGATTCTGACATCAGCGAGTTGGATCCACGCTGAAGACATCGACCTCGGTTCGGTGACCGAACAAGAGGTCATGATCCCCATGCGAGATGGGGTGAAGTTGTCGGCATTTATATATACTCCGGAAGGGGAAGGCCCGTGGCCGGTGTTAATGGAACAACGATACGCCAGTTTTCGAGGAGCGAGTACTCGCAAGTCGATGGCGCAGATGGCCGAAGCGGGGTATGTCGTCGCGGGTGTTAATTTCCGAGGGACACAACAATCCGAAGGTCGCTATGTCGGTTACCGGGCGTTGGGTTGGGGAGAACAGCAGGACGGCTACGACATTGTGGAATGGCTTGCGGTGCAACCTTGGTCAAACGGGAAGACCGGAACCTTCGGAAGTTCCCAGGCGGGTTTTGCACAGAACTTTCTTGCCGTGACTCAACCACCGCACCTGACTTGCCAGTACATGATCGATACGGGCCTGAGCCTGTATCACGAAGGATATCGAATTGGGGGCCTGACCCGACCGACTCGGTTTAAAGGGATGGCGGGTGCCTGCCGGGTTCCCGAACATAATCACGATTTGATGGTCGAGTGGTATCAGCATCCAACATACGATGAATACTGGCAGGACGAAGACTGCACGCTGCATTTCGACAAAATGAACGTGCCCTGCTTCACTGTCGGCAGCTGGTTCGACTATATGTGTGTCGGTTCGGTGAACAGCTACATTGGCAGACAACACGACGGCGGGCCCGAATCTCGCGGCCATCAATCCCTGTTAATTGGCCCCTGGCTCCATGGCCGGTTTAATAAAACAAATAAGTTCAGCGAGGTGAACTATCCCGAGAATGCCAACTTCGATGTGATGCAGCATATGTTGAGCTGGTTCGACTATCATCTCAAAGGGGTTCACAACGAAATTCCGAACGAACCTGTGGTTCGTTACTACGTAATGGGCGCCTTTGATGAAGACGGGGCGCCAGGAAACGTTTGGCGATCAGCTGATGACTGGCCAATTCCGACTAAGGCAACCGATTATTATCTTCAGAGAGATAAAGGACTTTCCACTACGAAACCCAAAGAGGCTGAATTAGCTTCCAGTCTGAAAGCGGATCCTTTTCATCCAGCCTCCATTCCGGGGACGGCGTTTCCCGGTGCCCGGGATGCGCGACCGTTCGAGACGCAATCGGAGGTGTTGACCTTTTCGACCGACGTGCTCGAAGAACCGGTCGAGTGGACTGGCAATGTGCAGGCAGAGATTTATCTATCCTCAGATGCCCCGGACACCGACGTTATTGTGAGGGTGACCGATGTGTACCCTGATGGTCGTTCGATTCTGCTCGTCGATATGGTTCGCCGGGCAAGATTCCGCGATGGCTTCGAGGAAGAGAAAATGATGAAGCCAGGAGAAGTCTACCCCGTGAAGTTCAATGTCGGCTGGTTGAGTCAGATCTTCAACAAAGGACACCGCATTCGGATTACTGTTGCCAGCACTGGGGCTCCCTTCTACGAACCCAACCCGAATACAGGAGAGCCTCTCACGATCGAAACACCGGAGAAACAGTTCGTCGCCACGAACCAGATACACCACAATAAAATCCACGCCTCAAAAGTGATCGCCCCTGTTCCTGGGAGATAA
- a CDS encoding DUF1501 domain-containing protein has protein sequence MLSRREILQVGCSSFFGLGLSGVLQQQLKAATDSATPPAKSVVLIYLGGGGSHLDMFDPKPLASETKGEFSPIPTAIPGFQFTDRMPHLAQHADLLTIVRSMSHKDNRHLSGTHHALTGAIQPFRGNSNQDKSLNRADWPSYGSALSYLDPRTDQLPSQVTLPNDLIEGVLVWPGQHAGFLGPKYDPFILKDDPNSADYKVRGLALHDGLNIERLNDRKQLLLDMDRQQRAINESSQGKQYSLQQEMAFSMLTSPTLKDTLDVYAEPDEVRDRYGRHLYGQTLLLARRLVEIEMPVIQCNMGRTQTWDTHVDHFPRLKNMLPPLDQGVSAFLVDLKERGLLDQTLVICVGEFGRTPTISPLPTHNIPGRHHWAPAYSALFAGAGVQGGQVIGETDKIGAYPITPPYSPSDMGATIYTALGVDPHQMIPDRLGRPRPLNDGKVMDVLYTGAES, from the coding sequence ATGCTCTCCCGCCGAGAAATTCTGCAGGTTGGTTGCTCCTCCTTTTTCGGACTTGGTCTGTCAGGAGTATTGCAGCAACAATTGAAAGCGGCCACGGACAGTGCAACACCGCCGGCGAAGTCGGTTGTACTCATCTACCTCGGAGGAGGTGGCAGTCACCTCGACATGTTCGACCCTAAACCACTAGCGTCGGAGACCAAAGGGGAGTTCAGCCCGATCCCGACCGCTATTCCGGGATTTCAGTTTACTGATCGAATGCCCCATCTCGCTCAGCATGCCGACCTGCTGACAATCGTACGCTCGATGTCGCATAAAGATAATCGCCACCTTTCGGGAACTCACCATGCACTGACGGGAGCCATCCAACCCTTCCGAGGAAATTCCAATCAGGATAAATCATTAAATCGAGCCGACTGGCCTTCGTATGGTTCGGCCCTCTCGTATCTCGATCCGCGAACCGACCAGTTACCCAGTCAGGTCACGTTGCCAAACGATCTCATCGAAGGGGTGCTTGTCTGGCCCGGTCAGCATGCCGGTTTTCTCGGACCCAAATATGATCCGTTCATTCTGAAAGACGATCCGAATTCCGCTGACTATAAAGTCCGCGGTTTGGCTCTCCATGATGGCCTCAACATCGAACGATTGAATGATCGCAAACAGTTGCTGCTCGATATGGATCGGCAACAACGGGCGATCAATGAATCCTCGCAAGGCAAACAGTATTCGCTGCAGCAGGAGATGGCCTTCTCGATGCTGACCTCGCCCACGTTGAAAGATACGCTGGATGTTTACGCGGAACCGGATGAAGTCCGGGACCGGTATGGTCGCCATCTTTACGGTCAAACTCTCTTGCTGGCACGCCGACTCGTCGAAATTGAAATGCCCGTCATTCAATGCAACATGGGCCGCACCCAGACTTGGGACACGCATGTTGACCACTTCCCGCGTCTGAAGAATATGCTGCCACCATTGGACCAGGGAGTTTCTGCTTTCTTGGTTGATCTCAAAGAACGTGGCCTGCTGGACCAGACACTCGTCATTTGCGTGGGTGAATTCGGGCGAACTCCCACGATCTCTCCACTTCCGACCCATAATATTCCCGGGCGTCACCACTGGGCTCCCGCTTACTCTGCTCTGTTCGCCGGAGCGGGAGTTCAAGGAGGCCAGGTGATTGGTGAAACGGACAAAATTGGAGCCTACCCCATTACTCCGCCGTACAGCCCCAGCGATATGGGCGCCACTATTTATACGGCGCTTGGCGTAGACCCTCATCAGATGATTCCCGACCGGCTTGGTCGTCCCCGCCCTCTGAATGATGGCAAAGTGATGGATGTCCTTTACACCGGAGCCGAAAGCTAA